The segment CTCCACCTGTCCGGCCTCGCTGAACTTGACCCAGGCCATTTGCCCCAGGGCGAAGGGCAGGGCCTGGCGGTTCATGCGCGCCACCATGGCCGAGACTTCCTCGCGCCTGTCCCCCAGGCCGGGGGCCACTTCCAGCAGGGGAAGCGAAGCCGAATCGCCCGGAGAGAGCTGGGTGATGATCTCGCCCTTGGCGTCGGCGAAGTAGAGCTGGCCGTCCTGCCGCACCCAGAAGGAGGGGTGGCGCTCCACCAGGGTGATGAAAAGCTTGTCCGGCAGCTCGCGGCGCACGGTGACGAATTCCACCCAGGGGTTTTGCGACAGTGCCGCCTCCACCCTGGAAACGTTGACGCCCAGGCTGTTCTGTCCCAGGCGCAGTCCGGCGATCTCCAGCACCTGGCCGTAGGTGAGCCGAAGGTTTCCGGAAACGCCGATTTCCGTAAGCCCCAGGGCCGGGGTGGTGGTGGTCACCCGGTAGACGTAGATAAGGCCGGTGCCGAGCACGCCGAGAATCAGGGCCGAGACCAGGAAGAACATGATGCCCTTCACCGCTCCGCCAGGGTTGATGGGCAGCCTTGGCCTGTCGTCCCGACGGGTTCGGTTGACGCGCACGGGCGCCTTGCGCGCGGGCTGGGTGCGCCGCAGCATTCCGCTTGGCCGCAGGTTCATTTGAGCACCACCACTTCCATTTCAAGCGTGACGCCGGAGCGCAGCCGAACGGCGCGCTGGCCCATGTCGAGAAGCTCCAAAGCCTGGGCCGGGGTGCCTTCGCCAAGGTTTACCAGGAAATTCGCGTGTTTTTCAGAAAACGCCATCCCGCCCAGGCGCTTGCCCCGCATTCCGGCCTGCTCCAGCAGTCTGCCCGCGCTGTCGCATTCAGGATTCTTGAACACACACCCCGCGCTTTTGGCCGTTACAGGCTGGGAGGCGCGCTTTTTCGCGTAGGCCTGCTCCATGCGCTCGCGCACGGCGACGGGGTCGTCGTTGGTGAGGGCGAACTCCGCCTCCCAGATGAGGCTGAAACCCTTGCCGACACCGGCGTCGAAGCGGCGGTAGCCGAATGTGCATTGCGAGGCCTGCCGCCACACAAGTCCGCCTTCCGGGGTCCACATGCGCACGCGGGTCAAGCGGGCGCCGGTCTCCACGCCGTACGACCCCGCGTTCATGGCCACGGCTCCGCCAATGCGGCCGGGAATGCCCGTAAGCCCCTCCATGCCCGAAAGCCCCATGCGCTGGCACAAGCCAAGAAACCGGGGCAGGCCATAGCCCGCGCCCACCCGCACCAGGGCGCCCACGGCCGTGTGCTCGGCCACAGGCCCCTGCACATTGGCCGGGCGCACCAGCGTCAGGTCCAGCGGTCCCTCTGTGGCCAGCATGTTGCTGCCCGAGC is part of the Humidesulfovibrio mexicanus genome and harbors:
- a CDS encoding cell division protein FtsQ/DivIB, giving the protein MNLRPSGMLRRTQPARKAPVRVNRTRRDDRPRLPINPGGAVKGIMFFLVSALILGVLGTGLIYVYRVTTTTPALGLTEIGVSGNLRLTYGQVLEIAGLRLGQNSLGVNVSRVEAALSQNPWVEFVTVRRELPDKLFITLVERHPSFWVRQDGQLYFADAKGEIITQLSPGDSASLPLLEVAPGLGDRREEVSAMVARMNRQALPFALGQMAWVKFSEAGQVELYLDALRIRVRAELTDWQTHFDRIETVWRDLKLRGETGRVAAIEASGGKISVEMRQKPGAS
- the murB gene encoding UDP-N-acetylmuramate dehydrogenase, which translates into the protein MALELIHTPRLSERTTLRLGGPALAEAVARTEADLDQLAAELPRLGGRPLALGSGSNMLATEGPLDLTLVRPANVQGPVAEHTAVGALVRVGAGYGLPRFLGLCQRMGLSGMEGLTGIPGRIGGAVAMNAGSYGVETGARLTRVRMWTPEGGLVWRQASQCTFGYRRFDAGVGKGFSLIWEAEFALTNDDPVAVRERMEQAYAKKRASQPVTAKSAGCVFKNPECDSAGRLLEQAGMRGKRLGGMAFSEKHANFLVNLGEGTPAQALELLDMGQRAVRLRSGVTLEMEVVVLK